One genomic segment of bacterium includes these proteins:
- a CDS encoding DUF4870 domain-containing protein: MEDEKRAQAAIGYIPPLFWIPLWLAQDAPLAKHHGRQALVLFIATAITWLAFLILRFLLGWIAPFKYFLLVFEGALYFIYLALTIWGIVKAARGEMWRIPILGAYSDRLKV, encoded by the coding sequence ATGGAAGACGAAAAACGCGCCCAGGCGGCAATAGGCTACATTCCGCCTTTATTCTGGATTCCGCTCTGGCTTGCGCAGGACGCGCCTTTGGCAAAGCATCACGGCAGGCAGGCGCTCGTTTTGTTTATAGCTACCGCCATCACATGGCTCGCATTTTTGATATTGCGCTTCCTTTTGGGCTGGATCGCGCCGTTCAAGTACTTCCTTCTGGTTTTTGAGGGCGCCCTTTACTTCATCTACCTTGCCTTAACTATATGGGGCATAGTGAAAGCGGCAAGGGGTGAAATGTGGCGCATCCCGATCCTCGGCGCATACTCCGACAGACTCAAAGTATAA